The segment TTGCGAGAATACACGGTTCCAAGGATTTGGATTAATTTTGATCAAGCTCATGACATGATAATCTATTAGAGCCGGGACGCATTTTCATAATTTGCAAAGGGTAAAATAAATGCTTGTTAAAAATGCAAGATGATATTTCAACCAGGTTCAAAACTTTTATAAGCAAATGGAATCAAACCCCATAAAACATGATGATTGTATTCAGATTTATCCAAGGACCAGCAATCTCAAACTAACATAGATCCAAAAGTGCTAAGTTTTACTTCTTAGGCTGATGAAGCCACCTTGTTCCTTGGCTTGGCTTCAGTACCTAATGGTaacaaataaaatgtaaaaagaaaacatattttagacTGAAACACAACTtttaaaaccaatcaaaattcaaTGCAAGACAACAATACCTTCTCTGAAACCAGTCTTGAACCGGCGAGGAACATTTTTGAGATATCTCATCCTACCGGTACCGGTAGTCTTCCTCCTGATCGCCTTCACACTCCAGTTGTCTACAAAGATTTAGGAACATCAGACTTCAAATGAACATACATTTGTCTGAACTCAAACGATTACTACAATTACACACCAAACcaattgtgtctaggcataaaaCGACAACACCACTTTCAAGTATCCAATTCCAAAACGCAATGGATGATATGAGAACAATAAAGAGCTAAAGGAAATGGAGTCTTACATGTCCTCTTGCGAGCGGCAGGGTAAGCGCAGGCGGAGCAGCGACTCTTCTGGATGTGAAAGCTACGACGACCGCATCTCACACAGAGAGTATGACTCTTGTTCCTCCTCTTACCGAAACTCCCTGTTCCCTTCGTCTGTAATACTCAAAAAATAACCAACATTTAGACTATGGTTTTCGACCGTAAGATCAAAGAGGTGGTGGGATAGAGAGATCACCATTGTTGCAGAAACCCTAGGATTCCAGTTCAGGTTTTGTGATAACCCATTTATATGAAGGTTGGATTATTGAGGATTCTAGGGTTCATGTGACGTAAATGGGCCTCTTTCTATTTTGACGTAAATGGGCCTCATTGCAATTGTAATTTCTTGTATACCCATTAGCAAGgttcaataaaaaaatttgagaacACATATCTACTACCAGTTAAGTCATGGTGGATTCCTTTGTTCTTGTGTTAGTCTTCTTAACAATGGTTACTTTGAGCTGTACACTTTTCCTTAGATATTTACTGGATCCCGACCAAAATCCTGATACTAAACTATCTATCTCGTGGCATAGCTCCCACAGGCAGTTGAAAacatttgtataatatattgGCATAGAATAAGCTACTGTGTTTTAGGCCTGTGGTCGTTTTCATGCCGCATTAGATTCCCTACATTAGCTAAATACCAAACTGATGCAACAATAAGCGATTTATTAAGAGAATGAACATATGTTAATTGATACAGATAATTCTTTATCAATCTATCTAGCCAAAATACTTAACTGCTAATCTGTAAGCTGCAAAATAGAAAGTTATaatcaaaaagatatataactCATTACAGATTGAATGAAAAGTATACTGGCAAAAGTAATCATTGTTAAGAAGACTTCAAGCAAGATCAAAGGGAGATTGTGAAGTTCACTAGCCTTGATTCAACAAGTGCTTAAGTACGTATTTCGTAGATGTAATATTATAATAACAtcgttttagattttagatacCTCCATTTTGAGTATGGCGATGGTCTTAGGCCATCCccaaataaagaaagaaaagtgtTCATCTCCCTCTTGTTCAAGCACAACCCAATCTCAACACCACCTGACTCATCCCTCCTTTCTGACATAGAGAAGGCTTCATTGCGGTCAATGTGCACAACCTCTACTTGAACGGGCTTGCCCCATCCAAAATCTAACCCGTATATCCCTAACCTGGTAGACCCGGCTACAGACCCGAACTGTGCGCCtgttttaaatttcttttttgcCTCCAGAAAGTCCTCAAAGAACGACTCTATCCCTCGTGAACCAACAACACCTTTGACCGAATCACTTAGAATCTCAACAGCTTTAACAAAACCACCTTCCTTCAAAAACGTTCCTGCTTCGTAATTGAACCAACCTGTCGGAAACACAAAGCTCCCAACGTACGTGGCCGGAAGTGGCGGGTCTAACCGAGACCTAAAGTCTGCTGTATAACATAACACTACTGGTCTGCTCGCGTCGCCACCACGCGCTTTCACCAGACACGTCCATGCGTAAGCATAGGCGATGACAAACGTTGACAAATGAAGCTCACGCTGAGGGCGAGATGAATCGTTCTTGACTCGTTCCCGGAGTTTCTCAATGTCCTCCAAAGTTAACTCGAGAGAGACACGGACAACGTCGGTGCTTACCTCACCGATGGGAGGTGGCTTTAGGGTTTTAAAATCAGCGCTCTCGTTTGAGAGATATGACATCATCTTCGACTCGAGCCCGGGAGGAAGATTGATGATGGTACGATCAAATTTGGGAGTTAGATCCTCTGGAAGAAGGGGAGACTCCATGACGTCACCATGTTCTTGCAGTCGTTTGCAAATATGTGACCGTGATTTCATAAACAATATTGATGTCGGAGCGTCAACGATGGAGTGGTGTGATGTAATGCAAATAGAGAATCCTTGGTTCGGGAAGAACGTGATTTGGAGAGAAAGAAGGGTGGCCGAGACATCAGAGACTGTTAACTCTGGTGCCAGAGGATGAAACTCGGTAGCCGGACGTGGTCCTTTGCCGGATAAAAAGGAGAAGTCTGCTTCGGACTCTGCGACAGTGAGTGAAACCGTGTCGTGCTTGGAAACGGTGATGCACGGCTTTGGATCTTGCGGGGACCACGTGAGGCGGCCGGTAAGGGGGAGATAGTAGCTGAGgacaagggagagagagagagcttgagGTTTGGGAGAATGTGAGAGTGAAACGACTcgtgtgatgatgatgagtcgGTGAGTCTATAGAACATGACTTGCTGAGTAGCATAGAACTTTATCCACCGGAACTCGAAGAACGTCAGAGGGAGACTGAAGGAGTCATCGGAGGATTTGATACCAGGGCTGACTCGGACGTTCTCTATCACGTTTAGCGGCGCCATTGATAGATGGAGGAAGCAAAATAGGAGCCTCTCTTAATATCTGAACATTGAATAGAAGCACCAACAGCTGAATCCAGACAATTCAAATTATCAccaaactttgattttttttttttttttttggtaaaacaccAAACTTTGATTACAtgaagtttcaaacaaaaaaataaagtttgatTAAATGGACTAAAGTATGACTATCACTTGAAAAAATAGCTGTATTGCAATAATAGGGACATTACTTTTTGGTCAAGACAGAGGGACATTAAATAGCAAAGTCCCACCATTATTGTATGCATGTAAGCACGAGGAAACAGCTagggaaaaaataatatatatatattattctacCAAATTTGAAGGTCCTCGCGGATAACGTTGGAGAttattgtgtatatatatattattcaaccaaatttgaagGTCCTCGCGCATAACGTTGGGGATTATTGTAATGTAGGGATGTTATTTTGAATAGCCAAGCTGAATAATCTACCGACTATAAAATAGAAGTCAGGCATTTATAACACAAAATATAAAGTCTATCTACTGAGAGCATCTCATTGGAGTctttaacaatataatatatattttttctgttttttgaaTGGTTAGGAACTTTACTCTAAATGTATGTTCAATGGTGTTGTCCATATGGAAtccttaaaatttaaaattattaaatttgtaaaacatttaaatttgataaaacatttaaatttggTGTTGAATACACTTATTAcctttgaatataaaaatgcaTCTCAAACTGCTTGCAAATTTGCTAACACTCTCTCTTATCATCAAACAAACCACTgtaaataagaaacataaactTCATGATTACCTTCTTTGGAGCAGGCTGTGTAATGGTTACCTTCTTTGGGCCAGTCAAAGGAAGAGCAGGCTGTGTAACGGTGAAGCCAAAGCGATAGAACTTGTTCTTGTTCCTCTTCTTCCAGCTCTGATATCAAGTTCATTCTCGAAGCATCCATAGACTTGGACAGCATTGACATAAGCGCAGCAAAACTAACCCACGGCGAGCTTGGTCTTGCCGGAGTAGCACCTCTACCTAtaactgaaagaaaaaaacacacataTTACATATTAACCACTAATAACAAACACAAACATAACATACAAACAACCATATTAGAGATCACTCACCACTAAGAACAAACACAAACTCATCAAACATTGAAAGTAAACATATACCTCTAAAACGAGGGGACCTGAAACTGACGATGTAACTCGGTAAAATGTACGAGTTCATGGCAGAGCTCCACACAACATACTTCCTAGGATTCTCCAGATCATCCACACCGGAATCGAACTCATTAGAGCTCGGCTGCGTCTGTTTAGACCCGGAGACGATCTGCTCAGGCTTCCCGAGAAGTACACGGCATAAGAGAAGATGCCTCAAACCTTCCCAAGAAGTACACGGCATAAGAGACGATGCCTCAAACCTTCCCCGTCTGGCTTTGCACCTGCAGCTCTGCAAACAATACGTCACGTTTCATCACAATCTACATTAGATTATCAACACAGAGACTGAAAAGTAGactaatcaaaaagaaaaagataggcAGTAAGTACTACAGAGACTGAAACGTAGACACAACGACACATATTTGCTAAACTAAGATCACTACAGAGACTTGCTAAAGCTAattatctcaaagaaaatcaCTTTCCTTTCTTATCCAACCGCTAAATCTAACCCAAATCGACAAGTAagaaaaccctaatcc is part of the Raphanus sativus cultivar WK10039 chromosome 5, ASM80110v3, whole genome shotgun sequence genome and harbors:
- the LOC108856856 gene encoding 60S ribosomal protein L37-2, with protein sequence MTKGTGSFGKRRNKSHTLCVRCGRRSFHIQKSRCSACAYPAARKRTYNWSVKAIRRKTTGTGRMRYLKNVPRRFKTGFREGTEAKPRNKVASSA
- the LOC130495006 gene encoding probable inactive poly [ADP-ribose] polymerase SRO2 — its product is MCRCVYVSVSVSCRCKARRGRFEASSLMPCTSWEGLRHLLLCRVLLGKPEQIVSGSKQTQPSSNEFDSGVDDLENPRKYVVWSSAMNSYILPSYIVSFRSPRFRVIGRGATPARPSSPWVSFAALMSMLSKSMDASRMNLISELEEEEQEQVLSLWLHRYTACSSFDWPKEGNHYTACSKEGNHEVYVSYLQWFV